A single window of Lutzomyia longipalpis isolate SR_M1_2022 chromosome 1, ASM2433408v1 DNA harbors:
- the LOC129795717 gene encoding uncharacterized protein LOC129795717 isoform X2: protein MNELDSRVCFDALSTLQNLQMVENVCNVCGASHFTQNCPDVSKGEHFPPFPWTSDGQIQDTPHQNMSRSSIPNGLHIIETGESLCVVTSQKFAKGTRFGPLMAKKSYIPVENAKFPLIVFGSPLLDSNDAEIEELFKIRNAYLDTRNENYCNWMIHVSPAQYSNEQNLICYQLYDQIFYTAIVDIEVGDILKVWYAPKYAAKMNVELLKPSPHEIVNNILRQVSIASMGSLTDDNLNFENNDYPVYEDITEKNNSEISLPPINSLIKASSYQNNNYLCSEHHIYDMDKNYEISSTSSIPAAMDAVAQNPPMMVADLNYSLVPGFDGDGQRPDQLTYDKWKSGFEVRVSQGNGKLGSKKVSKYLCEVCDKEYMTLANINKHMRSHNLHLCNLCVKSFKSTNELREHVCPKEKDVTNYSKCPVCFKILSNSWSLSRHMKTHKRDEAGNGEDGKKATPTTDAEESNPSDDVMAKNPRVVLERLQIAMPDDEQSCDDPNSRSCDERSVSSNLVPYFEGDDAASRNAGSGAGAELMEPWERAEGEFSSSLEGEEDFSPHQRDLLDMEMGKCLDGGLNGATEKCTVCGKQFKNRTYLYKHLKQVHTAKIMRPPLQKPPHMQHPGGGGGYLTNPSSGGKLEACGPQMHGNTDFMTTSSPVKPAIAKALASKLTSKKKNKKLGDDDISPACGNSPRSPLTPNSELLAGDYMVPFSNANQININTSGNSITIISNVTYCNTHEGVVNPQGGPTQERGPPPPQPQTHGTGNGGQFYHHGVPPPLPQVQQPPAGAVKVEPQVTKVEHVDGVLTEKIMSSGGDDRSTSPATFIIQKVKKEVVVSEVTQNDELSHIKDSEMLYPQPPPPSMMPQQPPQVPPVSMGMPQMGVPQQQQQQQHQQQHPHQQQHLPQRDDLLEHHRDSMEDTEGAFDELKDEEEQMESQGNSSDTPENLPGGGETPTHATDLMSTEVLSPKTEESLPEAKIFTCDECNKIFAKRSQLTRHKNIHKNILFICPFCQREPFKARNSLKNHLKTNHKDMREKWADPAYISAQVIKDPDKVEEYLRQWHEKTKSVIAQESLNAGNDVSLSPPNAAPTLADIKMLKKKKKMLLKAAGQAAKMEPESTKMMADVKMEQEEMFTQAPPVNQMMKQNPMMPPTNPMQGGPMMPQQQQQQPQYQQPPMQQQQPQQYGNHPYQQQNMMGMNHTQMHHQQHHPMQQQQHYGPTGAGPSGPPGMMQPQQQQQQFQQPQMMSPPPMCGPMGTSPVRSNMQSPPMSPHPSQHHYYPMAPAGGMNGGGGHHPPGGGRMMNNFPVNSVQQQPPQQSMRGPPPLVAAHHPGQQQQPGQYPPPQHQAQMQSQPMYQQPGQPNNCYAPQQYMNHHQMGPQQAQHGSYEMMQQQQQHQQHPSKRPRLYPPPGQAAPPPQHNPYAGMMNQQPMQHHHPYMHHHQAPAGPQVAPPNPHQQQQQQQQQQAPQTGQVVRGNFS, encoded by the exons ATGAATGAATTAGACTCGCGTGTGTGCTTCGATGCGTTATCaacattgcaaaatttacaaatGGTTGAAAACG TTTGCAATGTCTGCGGCGCATCACATTTCACCCAAAACTGTCCGGATGTCTCGAAGGGGGAGCAT TTTCCTCCATTTCCATGGACATCCGATGGGCAGATCCAGGACACACCGCATCAGAATATGTCACGATCCTCCATTCCCAATGGGCTGCACATCATCGAGACTGGGGAGAGTCTCTGTGTTGTGACGTCGCAGAAATTCGCCAAGGGTACCCGTTTTGGGCCGCTCATGGCGAAGAAATCCTACATACCCGTGGAAAATGCCAAATTCCCACTAATTGTGTTCGGGAGCCCCCTGTTGGACTCCAATGATGCCGAAATTGAGGAACTCTTCAAGATACGCAACGCATATTTGGACACGAGGAATGAGAATTACTGCAATTGGATGATTCACGTCAGCCCAGCACAGTATTCCAATGAGCAGAACCTCATCTGTTACCAG CTCTATGATCAGATTTTCTACACAGCCATCGTAGACATTGAGGTGGGTGACATCCTAAAGGTGTGGTATGCCCCAAAGTATGCGGCAAAAATGAATGTTGAGCTCCTCAAGCCGAGCCCCCATGAGATTGTCAACAATATCCTGCGGCAGGTGTCAATAGCGAGTATGGGAAGTCTCACGGatgataatttgaattttgaaaataacgACTATCCCGTGTATGAGGATATCACGGAGAAGAATAATTCAGAGATTTCCCTACCGCCAATAAATAGCCTGATAAAGGCGTCGTCGTATCAGAACAACAACTACCTGTGTTCGGAACATCACATCTACGATATggataagaactacgagataAGTAGTACGAGCTCAATACCCGCCGCAATGGATGCAGTAGCACAGAATCCCCCAATGATGGTGGCGGATCTCAATTATAGCCTCGTGCCGGGTTTCGATGGGGACGGCCAGAGGCCGGATCAGTTGACGTATGATAAGTGGAAGAGTGGCTTTGAGGTGCGTGTGTCGCAGGGAAATGGGAAATTGGGCAGCAAGAAGGTATCCAAGTACCTGTGTGAGGTGTGCGACAAGGAGTACATGACGTTGGCAAATATAAATAAGCACATGCGCAGCCACAATCTccatttatgcaatttatgcGTGAAATCCTTCAAGAGCACCAATGAATTGCGTGAGCATGTGTGCCCGAAGGAGAAGGATGTGACGAACTACTCAAAGTGCCCGGTGTGCTTTAAGATCCTCTCGAATTCGTGGTCACTGAGTCGCCACATGAAGACACACAAGCGCGATGAGGCTGGCAATGGGGAGGATGGTAAGAAGGCCACCCCCACGACAGATGCCGAGGAATCAAATCCAAGTGATGATGTCATGGCAAAGAATCCTCGTGTTGTGCTCGAACGATTGCAAATTGCAATGCCCGACGATGAGCAATCGTGCGATGATCCCAATTCACGATCGTGCGATGAGCGCTCCGTGTCTTCCAATTTAGTGCCATACTTCGAGGGTGATGATGCTGCATCACGCAATGCCGGCAGTGGTGCCGGTGCTGAGCTCATGGAGCCCTGGGAACGTGCCGAGGGTGAATTCTCATCGTCTCTCGAGGGTGAGGAGGACTTTTCGCCGCATCAGCGGGATTTACTTGATATGGAGATGGGAAAATGCCTCGATGGGGGTCTCAATGGGGCCACGGAGAAGTGTACGGTGTGTGGGAAGCAATTTAAGAATCGCACATACCTCTATAAGCATCTCAAGCAGGTGCATACGGCGAAAATAATGCGGCCACCACTACAAAAGCCCCCGCATATGCAACATCCCGGTGGTGGTGGAGGGTATCTCACTAATCCCAGTAGTGGGGGCAAATTGGAGGCGTGTGGGCCACAAATGCATGGAAATACGGACTTTATGACTACATCGTCACCCGTGAAGCCGGCAATTGCAAAAGCACTCGCATCGAAGTTGACgagtaagaagaaaaacaagaaattggGTGATGATGATATTTCCCCGGCCTGTGGCAATTCCCCACGTTCTCCACTCACGCCAAACTCCGAACTCCTGGCCGGTGACTACATGGTGCCCTTCTCCAATGCCAATCAAATCAATATCAACACCTCCGGGAACTCCATTACAATCATCAGCAATGTCACGTACTGCAACACGCACGAGGGTGTTGTCAATCCACAGGGTGGACCGACGCAGGAACGTGGACCACCACCGCCACAGCCACAAACACATGGAACGGGCAATGGTGGTCAGTTCTATCATCACGGCGTACCACCTCCGCTGCCACAAGTTCAGCAACCTCCTGCTGGAGCTGTGAAAGTTGAACCGCAGGTGACAAAG GTGGAACACGTTGATGGGGTACTCACGGAGAAAATAATGTCATCCGGTGGGGATGATCGATCAACATCTCCAGCCACATTTATCATTCAGAAGGTGAAGAAGGAGGTGGTTGTATCGGAAGTGACGCAAAATGATGAGTTGTCACACATAAAGGATAGCGAAATGCTCTATCcacaaccaccaccaccatcaaTGATGCCACAACAGCCACCCCAGGTGCCTCCTGTTAGTATGGGAATGCCCCAAATGGGTGTgccacagcagcagcagcagcaacagcatcAACAACAACATCCACATCAGCAGCAGCATTTGCCACAACGGGATGATTTGCTAGAGCATCATCGGGATAGCATGGAAGACACAGAGGGGGCATTTGATGAGTTGAAAGATGAGGAGGAACAGATGGAATCTCAAGGGAATAGCAGTGACACGCCGGAAAACTTGCCGGGTGGCGGTGAAACACCCACCCATGCCACGGATTTGATGAGCACCGAAGTGCTATCGCCCAAGACGGAAGAGAGTCTGCCGGAAGCGAAGATATTCACATGTGATGAGTGCAACAAGATATTTGCAAAGAGATCCCAATTGACGCGTCACAAGAATATCCACAAAAATATCCTCTTCATTTGCCCCTTTTGCCAGCGAGAACCCTTCAAGGCGCGCAATTCGCTGAAAAATCACCTGAAGACAAATCACAAGGATATGCGAGAGAAATGGGCAGACCCAGCGTACATTTCGGCCCAGGTGATTAAAGATCCGGACAAGGTGGAAGAATACTTGCGGCAGTGGCATGAGAAGACAAAGTCCGTAATTGCACAGGAGAGTCTCAATGCGGGGAATGATGTGAGCCTCAGTCCGCCAAATGCAGCGCCCACATTGGCGGATATAAAGatgctgaagaagaagaagaagatgctGCTAAAGGCAGCTGGGCAGGCGGCAAAAATGGAGCCGGAAAGTACAAAGATGATGGCGGATGTGAAGATGGAACAGGAGGAGATGTTTACGCAAGCCCCCCCAGTGAATCAGATGATGAAGCAAAATCCCATGATGCCACCTACAAATCCAATGCAGGGAGGGCCGATGATgccgcagcagcagcagcaacagccgCAGTATCAGCAGCCGCCgatgcagcagcaacagccACAGCAATATGGGAATCATCCGTATCAGCAGCAAAATATGATGGGAATGAATCACACGCAAATGCATCACCAGCAACATCACCcaatgcagcagcagcaacactATGGGCCAACTGGGGCGGGTCCCAGTGGTCCGCCGGGGATGATGCAaccgcagcagcagcagcagcaatttCAGCAACCGCAAATGATGAGTCCTCCACCCATGTGTGGTCCCATGGGAACGTCTCCTGTGCGCTCCAATATGCAATCACCCCCAATGTCGCCGCATCCCTCGCAGCATCACTACTACCCTATGGCGCCGGCGGGAGGTATGAATGGTGGCGGAGGGCACCATCCACCAG GTGGAGGTCGAATGATGAATAATTTCCCAGTGAATTCTGTGCAGCAGCAACCACCGCAGCAATCAATGCGTGGGCCACCACCTCTTGTGGCTGCACATCATCCggggcagcagcagcagccggGGCAGTATCCGCCGCCGCAGCATCAGGCACAAATGCAATCGCAGCCGATGTACCAGCAACCGGGACAGCCGAATAACTGCTATGCACCGCAGCAGTACATGAATCACCATCAAATGGGTCCGCAACAGGCTCAGCATGGGAGCTATGAGAtgatgcagcagcagcaacagcaccAGCAGCATCCGAGCAAGAGGCCCCGACTATATCCACCACCAGGGCAGGCAGCTCCTCCGCCGCAACATAACCCATATGCTGGCATGATGAATCAGCAGCCGATGCAGCATCATCACCCCTATATGCATCACCACCAAGCACCGGCGGGACCCCAAGTGGCACCCCCGAATCCccatcagcagcagcagcagcagcagcagcagcaagcACCACAAACAGGCCAAGTGGTCAGAGGCAATTTTTCGTAA
- the LOC129795717 gene encoding uncharacterized protein LOC129795717 isoform X1 produces MNELDSRVCFDALSTLQNLQMVENVCNVCGASHFTQNCPDVSKGEHIQDTPHQNMSRSSIPNGLHIIETGESLCVVTSQKFAKGTRFGPLMAKKSYIPVENAKFPLIVFGSPLLDSNDAEIEELFKIRNAYLDTRNENYCNWMIHVSPAQYSNEQNLICYQLYDQIFYTAIVDIEVGDILKVWYAPKYAAKMNVELLKPSPHEIVNNILRQVSIASMGSLTDDNLNFENNDYPVYEDITEKNNSEISLPPINSLIKASSYQNNNYLCSEHHIYDMDKNYEISSTSSIPAAMDAVAQNPPMMVADLNYSLVPGFDGDGQRPDQLTYDKWKSGFEVRVSQGNGKLGSKKVSKYLCEVCDKEYMTLANINKHMRSHNLHLCNLCVKSFKSTNELREHVCPKEKDVTNYSKCPVCFKILSNSWSLSRHMKTHKRDEAGNGEDGKKATPTTDAEESNPSDDVMAKNPRVVLERLQIAMPDDEQSCDDPNSRSCDERSVSSNLVPYFEGDDAASRNAGSGAGAELMEPWERAEGEFSSSLEGEEDFSPHQRDLLDMEMGKCLDGGLNGATEKCTVCGKQFKNRTYLYKHLKQVHTAKIMRPPLQKPPHMQHPGGGGGYLTNPSSGGKLEACGPQMHGNTDFMTTSSPVKPAIAKALASKLTSKKKNKKLGDDDISPACGNSPRSPLTPNSELLAGDYMVPFSNANQININTSGNSITIISNVTYCNTHEGVVNPQGGPTQERGPPPPQPQTHGTGNGGQFYHHGVPPPLPQVQQPPAGAVKVEPQVTKVEHVDGVLTEKIMSSGGDDRSTSPATFIIQKVKKEVVVSEVTQNDELSHIKDSEMLYPQPPPPSMMPQQPPQVPPVSMGMPQMGVPQQQQQQQHQQQHPHQQQHLPQRDDLLEHHRDSMEDTEGAFDELKDEEEQMESQGNSSDTPENLPGGGETPTHATDLMSTEVLSPKTEESLPEAKIFTCDECNKIFAKRSQLTRHKNIHKNILFICPFCQREPFKARNSLKNHLKTNHKDMREKWADPAYISAQVIKDPDKVEEYLRQWHEKTKSVIAQESLNAGNDVSLSPPNAAPTLADIKMLKKKKKMLLKAAGQAAKMEPESTKMMADVKMEQEEMFTQAPPVNQMMKQNPMMPPTNPMQGGPMMPQQQQQQPQYQQPPMQQQQPQQYGNHPYQQQNMMGMNHTQMHHQQHHPMQQQQHYGPTGAGPSGPPGMMQPQQQQQQFQQPQMMSPPPMCGPMGTSPVRSNMQSPPMSPHPSQHHYYPMAPAGGMNGGGGHHPPGGGRMMNNFPVNSVQQQPPQQSMRGPPPLVAAHHPGQQQQPGQYPPPQHQAQMQSQPMYQQPGQPNNCYAPQQYMNHHQMGPQQAQHGSYEMMQQQQQHQQHPSKRPRLYPPPGQAAPPPQHNPYAGMMNQQPMQHHHPYMHHHQAPAGPQVAPPNPHQQQQQQQQQQAPQTGQVVRGNFS; encoded by the exons ATGAATGAATTAGACTCGCGTGTGTGCTTCGATGCGTTATCaacattgcaaaatttacaaatGGTTGAAAACG TTTGCAATGTCTGCGGCGCATCACATTTCACCCAAAACTGTCCGGATGTCTCGAAGGGGGAGCAT ATCCAGGACACACCGCATCAGAATATGTCACGATCCTCCATTCCCAATGGGCTGCACATCATCGAGACTGGGGAGAGTCTCTGTGTTGTGACGTCGCAGAAATTCGCCAAGGGTACCCGTTTTGGGCCGCTCATGGCGAAGAAATCCTACATACCCGTGGAAAATGCCAAATTCCCACTAATTGTGTTCGGGAGCCCCCTGTTGGACTCCAATGATGCCGAAATTGAGGAACTCTTCAAGATACGCAACGCATATTTGGACACGAGGAATGAGAATTACTGCAATTGGATGATTCACGTCAGCCCAGCACAGTATTCCAATGAGCAGAACCTCATCTGTTACCAG CTCTATGATCAGATTTTCTACACAGCCATCGTAGACATTGAGGTGGGTGACATCCTAAAGGTGTGGTATGCCCCAAAGTATGCGGCAAAAATGAATGTTGAGCTCCTCAAGCCGAGCCCCCATGAGATTGTCAACAATATCCTGCGGCAGGTGTCAATAGCGAGTATGGGAAGTCTCACGGatgataatttgaattttgaaaataacgACTATCCCGTGTATGAGGATATCACGGAGAAGAATAATTCAGAGATTTCCCTACCGCCAATAAATAGCCTGATAAAGGCGTCGTCGTATCAGAACAACAACTACCTGTGTTCGGAACATCACATCTACGATATggataagaactacgagataAGTAGTACGAGCTCAATACCCGCCGCAATGGATGCAGTAGCACAGAATCCCCCAATGATGGTGGCGGATCTCAATTATAGCCTCGTGCCGGGTTTCGATGGGGACGGCCAGAGGCCGGATCAGTTGACGTATGATAAGTGGAAGAGTGGCTTTGAGGTGCGTGTGTCGCAGGGAAATGGGAAATTGGGCAGCAAGAAGGTATCCAAGTACCTGTGTGAGGTGTGCGACAAGGAGTACATGACGTTGGCAAATATAAATAAGCACATGCGCAGCCACAATCTccatttatgcaatttatgcGTGAAATCCTTCAAGAGCACCAATGAATTGCGTGAGCATGTGTGCCCGAAGGAGAAGGATGTGACGAACTACTCAAAGTGCCCGGTGTGCTTTAAGATCCTCTCGAATTCGTGGTCACTGAGTCGCCACATGAAGACACACAAGCGCGATGAGGCTGGCAATGGGGAGGATGGTAAGAAGGCCACCCCCACGACAGATGCCGAGGAATCAAATCCAAGTGATGATGTCATGGCAAAGAATCCTCGTGTTGTGCTCGAACGATTGCAAATTGCAATGCCCGACGATGAGCAATCGTGCGATGATCCCAATTCACGATCGTGCGATGAGCGCTCCGTGTCTTCCAATTTAGTGCCATACTTCGAGGGTGATGATGCTGCATCACGCAATGCCGGCAGTGGTGCCGGTGCTGAGCTCATGGAGCCCTGGGAACGTGCCGAGGGTGAATTCTCATCGTCTCTCGAGGGTGAGGAGGACTTTTCGCCGCATCAGCGGGATTTACTTGATATGGAGATGGGAAAATGCCTCGATGGGGGTCTCAATGGGGCCACGGAGAAGTGTACGGTGTGTGGGAAGCAATTTAAGAATCGCACATACCTCTATAAGCATCTCAAGCAGGTGCATACGGCGAAAATAATGCGGCCACCACTACAAAAGCCCCCGCATATGCAACATCCCGGTGGTGGTGGAGGGTATCTCACTAATCCCAGTAGTGGGGGCAAATTGGAGGCGTGTGGGCCACAAATGCATGGAAATACGGACTTTATGACTACATCGTCACCCGTGAAGCCGGCAATTGCAAAAGCACTCGCATCGAAGTTGACgagtaagaagaaaaacaagaaattggGTGATGATGATATTTCCCCGGCCTGTGGCAATTCCCCACGTTCTCCACTCACGCCAAACTCCGAACTCCTGGCCGGTGACTACATGGTGCCCTTCTCCAATGCCAATCAAATCAATATCAACACCTCCGGGAACTCCATTACAATCATCAGCAATGTCACGTACTGCAACACGCACGAGGGTGTTGTCAATCCACAGGGTGGACCGACGCAGGAACGTGGACCACCACCGCCACAGCCACAAACACATGGAACGGGCAATGGTGGTCAGTTCTATCATCACGGCGTACCACCTCCGCTGCCACAAGTTCAGCAACCTCCTGCTGGAGCTGTGAAAGTTGAACCGCAGGTGACAAAG GTGGAACACGTTGATGGGGTACTCACGGAGAAAATAATGTCATCCGGTGGGGATGATCGATCAACATCTCCAGCCACATTTATCATTCAGAAGGTGAAGAAGGAGGTGGTTGTATCGGAAGTGACGCAAAATGATGAGTTGTCACACATAAAGGATAGCGAAATGCTCTATCcacaaccaccaccaccatcaaTGATGCCACAACAGCCACCCCAGGTGCCTCCTGTTAGTATGGGAATGCCCCAAATGGGTGTgccacagcagcagcagcagcaacagcatcAACAACAACATCCACATCAGCAGCAGCATTTGCCACAACGGGATGATTTGCTAGAGCATCATCGGGATAGCATGGAAGACACAGAGGGGGCATTTGATGAGTTGAAAGATGAGGAGGAACAGATGGAATCTCAAGGGAATAGCAGTGACACGCCGGAAAACTTGCCGGGTGGCGGTGAAACACCCACCCATGCCACGGATTTGATGAGCACCGAAGTGCTATCGCCCAAGACGGAAGAGAGTCTGCCGGAAGCGAAGATATTCACATGTGATGAGTGCAACAAGATATTTGCAAAGAGATCCCAATTGACGCGTCACAAGAATATCCACAAAAATATCCTCTTCATTTGCCCCTTTTGCCAGCGAGAACCCTTCAAGGCGCGCAATTCGCTGAAAAATCACCTGAAGACAAATCACAAGGATATGCGAGAGAAATGGGCAGACCCAGCGTACATTTCGGCCCAGGTGATTAAAGATCCGGACAAGGTGGAAGAATACTTGCGGCAGTGGCATGAGAAGACAAAGTCCGTAATTGCACAGGAGAGTCTCAATGCGGGGAATGATGTGAGCCTCAGTCCGCCAAATGCAGCGCCCACATTGGCGGATATAAAGatgctgaagaagaagaagaagatgctGCTAAAGGCAGCTGGGCAGGCGGCAAAAATGGAGCCGGAAAGTACAAAGATGATGGCGGATGTGAAGATGGAACAGGAGGAGATGTTTACGCAAGCCCCCCCAGTGAATCAGATGATGAAGCAAAATCCCATGATGCCACCTACAAATCCAATGCAGGGAGGGCCGATGATgccgcagcagcagcagcaacagccgCAGTATCAGCAGCCGCCgatgcagcagcaacagccACAGCAATATGGGAATCATCCGTATCAGCAGCAAAATATGATGGGAATGAATCACACGCAAATGCATCACCAGCAACATCACCcaatgcagcagcagcaacactATGGGCCAACTGGGGCGGGTCCCAGTGGTCCGCCGGGGATGATGCAaccgcagcagcagcagcagcaatttCAGCAACCGCAAATGATGAGTCCTCCACCCATGTGTGGTCCCATGGGAACGTCTCCTGTGCGCTCCAATATGCAATCACCCCCAATGTCGCCGCATCCCTCGCAGCATCACTACTACCCTATGGCGCCGGCGGGAGGTATGAATGGTGGCGGAGGGCACCATCCACCAG GTGGAGGTCGAATGATGAATAATTTCCCAGTGAATTCTGTGCAGCAGCAACCACCGCAGCAATCAATGCGTGGGCCACCACCTCTTGTGGCTGCACATCATCCggggcagcagcagcagccggGGCAGTATCCGCCGCCGCAGCATCAGGCACAAATGCAATCGCAGCCGATGTACCAGCAACCGGGACAGCCGAATAACTGCTATGCACCGCAGCAGTACATGAATCACCATCAAATGGGTCCGCAACAGGCTCAGCATGGGAGCTATGAGAtgatgcagcagcagcaacagcaccAGCAGCATCCGAGCAAGAGGCCCCGACTATATCCACCACCAGGGCAGGCAGCTCCTCCGCCGCAACATAACCCATATGCTGGCATGATGAATCAGCAGCCGATGCAGCATCATCACCCCTATATGCATCACCACCAAGCACCGGCGGGACCCCAAGTGGCACCCCCGAATCCccatcagcagcagcagcagcagcagcagcagcaagcACCACAAACAGGCCAAGTGGTCAGAGGCAATTTTTCGTAA